The Maritimibacter sp. DP1N21-5 DNA window TTTCGACATAGAGCCCTGACAGCGTCGCCTCCTCGTTCGCGGGAGAGAAGCGTGATTTCACCATGCCGGTGGCGAAGCGGCGCAGCGGCTCCGCTTTGTCCATGCCGATCACGGAATGATAGTCCCCGCACATCCCCGCGTCGGTGAGATAGGCAGTGCCCCCGGGCAGGATCATCGCATCCGCCGTGGGCACATGGGTATGGGTTCCGACGACGACGCTGGCGCGGCCGTCAAGAAAATGACCCATCGCCATCTTCTCGGACGTCGCCTCGCAATGGACGTCGACCAGAACCGCCTGCACCGCGCCGCCCAGCGTCAGTGGACGAAGCGCGGCCTCGATATTGCCGAAGGGGTCTTCGAAGGCACGTTTCATGAAGACATTGCCCAGGATCTGCGCCACCGCGATCCGGCGCCCGCGATGGTCCTCGTAGACACGCACGCCGCGTCCCGGGGCGCCTTTGGCGAAGTTGAGCGGGCGGATGATCCGCGGTTCCTTGTCGATGTATCCCAGCATGTCCTTCTGGTCGAAGGCATGGTCGCCCAGCGTGATCACATCGGCACCCGCCTCGAAGATCACCTTGGCATGGGCCTCCGAAAGGCCGACGCCGGAGGTTGCGTTTTCGCCGTTCACCACCACGAAATCGAGCGCGAGGCGGTCGCGCAGGGCGGGCAGACGCTCCGTGACCGCCTTGCGGCCCGCGCGTCCCATGACATCGCCGAGAAAGAG harbors:
- a CDS encoding TIGR00282 family metallophosphoesterase — its product is MKILFLGDVMGRAGRKAVTERLPALRDRLALDFVVVNGENATSGVGLSEAHAKVIFEAGADVITLGDHAFDQKDMLGYIDKEPRIIRPLNFAKGAPGRGVRVYEDHRGRRIAVAQILGNVFMKRAFEDPFGNIEAALRPLTLGGAVQAVLVDVHCEATSEKMAMGHFLDGRASVVVGTHTHVPTADAMILPGGTAYLTDAGMCGDYHSVIGMDKAEPLRRFATGMVKSRFSPANEEATLSGLYVETDDKTGRAVDIAMIRDGGRLVPALP